In the Thermodesulfobacteriota bacterium genome, one interval contains:
- a CDS encoding twin-arginine translocase subunit TatC, producing the protein MERERLIVFLGGVRRSVLHSLLVIGIVSLVSFFFAKDLFSLLTKVVGIKLYYFTLPEVFFSMVELALLSGTFFSVPFILFIVWKNLKPTFRISFYYFLAAGVLFYLGSLFCYLFVLKSGIMFLLGYGGEHVKPFISIERYIVFSGAFIFAFGLTFQTPILLLLLRKLGLIKYDTLAKHRRLAILLITIFAAVITPTPDVYNMLLLAGPTYLLYEVGSLMVKMDELRRRRSGDR; encoded by the coding sequence ATGGAAAGGGAAAGATTGATAGTTTTTCTTGGAGGGGTTAGAAGGTCTGTACTTCACTCTCTTCTAGTAATCGGGATCGTCTCTCTAGTCAGCTTTTTTTTTGCCAAAGATCTTTTTTCTCTGCTCACAAAAGTAGTCGGTATAAAGCTTTACTATTTCACTCTTCCAGAAGTCTTCTTCTCTATGGTAGAACTTGCTTTGCTTTCCGGAACTTTTTTTTCTGTTCCCTTTATCCTTTTTATAGTGTGGAAGAACCTCAAACCCACATTCAGAATCAGCTTTTACTACTTTTTGGCGGCTGGCGTTCTATTCTACTTAGGGTCTCTCTTCTGCTATCTATTTGTGCTCAAATCTGGAATCATGTTTCTTTTGGGATATGGAGGCGAACACGTAAAACCTTTCATCTCAATAGAAAGATACATCGTCTTTTCCGGAGCATTTATTTTCGCTTTTGGCCTTACTTTTCAAACCCCCATTCTCCTTCTCCTACTCCGTAAGCTCGGACTGATAAAGTATGATACACTGGCAAAACATAGGAGATTGGCCATCTTACTTATCACGATATTTGCGGCAGTCATAACACCTACACCCGATGTTTATAACATGCTTCTTCTCGCAGGACCGACTTACCTACTTTACGAGGTTGGGTCTCTTATGGTAAAGATGGATGAATTGAGGAGGAGACGGAGTGGAGATCGGTGA